From one Peredibacter starrii genomic stretch:
- a CDS encoding deoxycytidylate deaminase, protein MDQKVNFLPVSSHLNWDEYFMFQAMMASFKSKDPNTKVGCVFVDDNNHQLSMGYNGQIAGIDETQIPWGNVKSVPLDQQKYAYVVHSEANAILHAKADLAHSRCYVTLFPCHECAKMIATVKVKEVIYLSDKYQDTVENAIAKKIFDMSGVKYREMKIRKDIVNDLFKYFETVIP, encoded by the coding sequence TCTACCTGTCAGTTCGCACCTAAATTGGGACGAATACTTCATGTTTCAAGCGATGATGGCATCGTTTAAAAGCAAAGACCCGAATACTAAAGTCGGATGTGTCTTCGTGGACGACAATAACCATCAGCTATCCATGGGTTACAACGGTCAAATTGCCGGAATAGATGAAACTCAAATTCCGTGGGGAAATGTTAAATCTGTCCCGCTTGATCAACAAAAATACGCTTATGTCGTGCACTCGGAGGCAAATGCTATTCTTCACGCGAAAGCGGACCTTGCCCATTCTCGTTGTTACGTGACTCTTTTCCCATGTCACGAATGCGCAAAAATGATCGCAACGGTTAAAGTAAAAGAAGTGATTTACCTTTCGGACAAATATCAGGACACGGTTGAGAATGCCATCGCCAAGAAAATCTTTGATATGTCGGGTGTAAAATATCGTGAAATGAAAATCCGTAAGGACATTGTGAACGATCTCTTTAAATACTTTGAGACAGTTATTCCTTAA
- a CDS encoding class I SAM-dependent methyltransferase yields MTCPLCQHQSSTIFDQDKIRSYYLCGNCELVFVPREALISPTEEKKRYDSHQNSDQDPGYHHYLQNISQEVLPHLLKSERGLDFGCGATKILGSFFEQRGHSVDSFDLYYHPDQSIWDKKYDFIILSEVIEHLGEPETVMKRLSSILNPAGKIFIKTKMYPQKSQFPNWFYKRDITHVQFFNQKSFEFLAQLMKMTGPEKIGDDLFLFKE; encoded by the coding sequence ATGACCTGTCCGCTGTGCCAGCACCAAAGCAGCACGATCTTTGATCAGGACAAAATTCGTTCTTACTATTTATGTGGAAACTGTGAGCTGGTGTTTGTTCCTCGCGAGGCCTTGATTTCACCAACCGAAGAAAAAAAGCGCTACGACTCCCATCAAAATTCTGATCAAGATCCGGGTTATCACCATTATCTCCAAAATATTTCTCAGGAAGTCCTGCCTCATCTTTTAAAAAGTGAGAGAGGGTTGGACTTTGGATGTGGGGCCACCAAAATTCTTGGGAGCTTTTTTGAACAAAGGGGCCACTCAGTCGATTCATTTGATCTCTATTATCATCCGGATCAAAGTATCTGGGACAAGAAGTACGATTTTATTATTTTATCCGAAGTGATTGAACATCTGGGTGAACCGGAGACAGTCATGAAGCGATTAAGTTCAATCTTAAATCCCGCAGGGAAAATATTTATTAAAACAAAAATGTATCCGCAAAAAAGTCAGTTTCCTAACTGGTTTTACAAACGGGACATTACCCATGTTCAATTTTTTAATCAGAAGTCTTTTGAGTTTTTGGCCCAGTTGATGAAAATGACCGGGCCCGAAAAAATTGGTGATGATTTATTCCTATTTAAGGAATAA
- a CDS encoding DUF502 domain-containing protein: MKYLNQIFFKGLIVLLPITLTFYLLFWAIEKVESIFGSTLEYLLGQWLYIPGLGIVVTVALIFLVGLLVNNYITGQFFSWLTNTMEKVPLIKVIYNPLKDLMALIPGRSDKNKPQRVVLVPMPAMGVDVLGLVTREDLSEELPGSGLISVYIPLSYMLGGITILIEREKVKKVDMPVDQALKLSVTAWIKAGDKEKE; encoded by the coding sequence ATGAAATACCTAAATCAGATTTTTTTTAAAGGCCTCATTGTTCTTCTTCCTATTACTCTGACTTTTTACTTACTCTTTTGGGCAATTGAAAAAGTTGAGTCGATTTTCGGATCGACCCTCGAGTATTTGCTGGGACAATGGCTGTATATTCCTGGGCTTGGTATTGTTGTAACCGTTGCCCTGATTTTTTTAGTTGGTTTATTGGTCAACAATTACATCACAGGTCAGTTTTTCTCATGGTTAACCAACACCATGGAGAAAGTTCCGCTGATTAAAGTGATCTACAATCCTCTAAAAGATTTGATGGCCCTCATTCCGGGTCGTTCAGATAAAAATAAACCGCAAAGAGTGGTTTTGGTTCCGATGCCCGCCATGGGTGTGGATGTTCTGGGTTTGGTGACTCGCGAAGATCTTTCGGAAGAGCTGCCAGGTTCAGGACTTATTTCTGTTTATATTCCCCTTAGCTACATGCTGGGCGGGATTACGATCCTGATTGAGCGTGAAAAAGTGAAGAAAGTAGATATGCCAGTTGATCAGGCCCTGAAACTTTCAGTAACGGCCTGGATTAAGGCCGGCGATAAAGAAAAAGAATGA
- a CDS encoding MFS transporter yields MSKTASVSTKEHVRASFKDATFTSLNIGMCESYFCAYMLALGIPGVIAGLGTVIPQFIGVIFQLFSIRSFFTRFSLKKRLMLFLTLQAFSMVPLIMAGIFKINSPVFIISILGIYWACLLSLNPPWNRLMGHTIPTRFRLRFFSIRSQFSQFSVFVGLITSGLILYWARGHGLEMPFYVGIFIIGFGLKCLSWFQIKNHHIDYTLEPGSEPRLRLRDFLKRLRQTDQGKLITFLFLFYVSVYFAAPYFNPFMLKRLQFNYLEYMAITSISYFGRVLMFRILQKKAKARHVDKILLFSTIGISTSPLLWALSQNYWWIAGVEFMSGCYWAGFELSTILLYFQKIDDRERTSVITYIALLNTTGMLLGSLLGASFMKVLPPGWDQYLTLFTVATLLRIGLVMFAPQVNFKGQIPKLIASRRVLNVMVPSGLLSRPLLEKSKKKKK; encoded by the coding sequence ATGAGCAAAACGGCATCTGTCTCCACAAAAGAACATGTTCGGGCCTCTTTTAAGGACGCCACTTTCACAAGCCTTAACATCGGCATGTGTGAAAGTTATTTTTGTGCTTATATGCTCGCCCTGGGCATTCCGGGAGTCATCGCCGGACTCGGAACAGTCATCCCACAATTTATTGGGGTCATCTTCCAGCTCTTTTCTATTAGAAGTTTCTTTACACGCTTCTCTTTAAAGAAAAGGCTGATGCTTTTTTTAACTCTTCAGGCCTTTTCTATGGTCCCGTTGATCATGGCGGGAATCTTTAAGATTAATTCGCCAGTATTCATCATCAGTATCCTGGGCATCTACTGGGCCTGTTTGCTTTCTTTGAACCCACCTTGGAACAGATTAATGGGTCACACCATCCCGACCCGCTTTCGCCTTCGATTTTTTTCCATCCGAAGTCAATTTTCTCAGTTCTCTGTGTTCGTGGGCCTCATCACTAGTGGCCTGATCCTTTACTGGGCCCGAGGTCATGGGCTTGAGATGCCATTTTATGTTGGCATTTTTATCATTGGCTTCGGATTGAAGTGCCTTTCATGGTTTCAAATCAAAAATCATCACATCGATTACACTTTAGAACCCGGATCGGAGCCGCGACTTAGGCTGCGCGACTTCTTAAAGCGCCTTCGTCAAACCGATCAGGGCAAACTCATCACCTTTTTGTTTCTCTTTTACGTTTCTGTGTACTTTGCTGCCCCCTACTTCAACCCTTTCATGCTGAAGAGGCTCCAATTTAACTATCTGGAGTACATGGCGATCACTTCCATTTCTTATTTCGGCCGGGTTCTGATGTTCCGGATCCTTCAAAAGAAGGCAAAGGCCCGTCATGTGGACAAAATTCTCCTGTTTTCAACGATTGGAATCTCAACATCGCCACTTTTGTGGGCACTTTCACAGAACTACTGGTGGATTGCGGGGGTGGAATTCATGTCAGGATGTTATTGGGCGGGGTTTGAACTCTCCACCATCCTCCTTTATTTCCAAAAGATCGATGATCGGGAACGAACCAGTGTAATTACCTACATTGCCCTCCTTAATACCACCGGGATGCTACTCGGTTCATTACTTGGGGCGAGCTTCATGAAAGTTTTGCCGCCTGGTTGGGATCAGTACCTCACCTTGTTTACCGTCGCGACCTTATTAAGAATCGGCCTAGTGATGTTTGCACCACAGGTAAATTTCAAGGGCCAGATACCAAAACTTATCGCCTCAAGAAGAGTTCTAAATGTGATGGTTCCATCAGGACTATTATCGCGACCGTTGTTAGAAAAATCGAAGAAGAAAAAGAAGTAA
- the clpA gene encoding ATP-dependent Clp protease ATP-binding subunit ClpA, translated as MISQKLEQILNRAIRRANEKKHEFLTLENVLLSMLEDETVIEILVDCGANLGDLKKDLSGFLDEDSNFSLLSEEEIQELNRKQFGNEQLRDIAKDNGILYQPEISLSLQRVIQRAAIHIQSSGKKSIQAINLLVAMFSEKESHATYFLERQGVTRIDVVEKIAHSTDRPVNSQEESTIEAPGETFRKEEKYEKALSEFTTNLNNLARQGKIDPIIGREDEIQRIIQILCRRRKNNPILVGDSGVGKTAIAEGLAKAIVENRVPSALANTTVYALDMASLLAGTKFRGDFEERLKLVLQALEKENEEKGSILFIDEIHTIIGAGATSGGSLDASNLLKPALSKGQIRCMGSTTFDEYRKYFEKDQALNRRFQKIDVLEPSIEDSIQILSGLKSKFEEHHQVTYPDQVIRAAVELSHKHVADRKLPDKAIDVIDEVGAYIRLKPDRGTGSEVNLQDIEFIISKIARIPQKSISMNEKEKLRYLDRDLKMMIYGQDQAIDKVSNAIILNRSGLGNVDKPIASFLFTGPTGVGKTELAKQLAHIMGINFVRIDMSEFMEKHTVSKLIGAPPGYVGFEQGGVLTDAINKTPYSVLLLDEIEKAHPDVFNILLQVMDHGALTDSNGRTSDFRNVVLIMTSNAGAKEMDAGSIGLGAKVLSDGEINSSKRDQAIKNYFTPEFRNRLDAVISFNKLDNKNIEMVVSKFLMELENQLVEKKVELEVSEKAKAWLSKNGYDDKLGARPIARLINEKIKKPLAHEILFGKLEKGGKVIVEVKNDELDFIFS; from the coding sequence ATGATTAGCCAAAAATTAGAACAGATATTAAACCGGGCCATCCGCCGGGCAAATGAAAAGAAACATGAGTTTCTTACCCTTGAGAACGTGCTCCTTTCAATGCTCGAAGATGAAACGGTGATAGAAATACTGGTAGATTGTGGTGCCAATCTTGGTGACCTTAAAAAAGATCTATCGGGGTTTCTGGATGAAGATTCAAACTTCTCATTATTAAGTGAAGAAGAAATTCAGGAATTAAACCGCAAGCAGTTTGGTAATGAACAGCTTCGCGATATCGCTAAAGATAATGGAATTCTTTATCAACCAGAGATTTCTTTGAGCCTTCAGCGCGTGATCCAGCGTGCGGCCATCCACATTCAAAGCTCTGGTAAGAAATCAATCCAGGCCATTAACCTTTTAGTGGCGATGTTTAGTGAAAAAGAATCTCATGCCACTTATTTCCTTGAGCGCCAGGGTGTAACAAGAATTGATGTGGTTGAGAAAATCGCCCATTCAACTGACCGTCCGGTAAATTCTCAGGAAGAATCAACTATCGAAGCTCCGGGCGAAACTTTTCGCAAAGAAGAAAAGTATGAGAAGGCCCTTAGTGAATTCACAACCAATCTAAATAATCTTGCCCGCCAGGGTAAGATCGATCCAATAATTGGACGTGAGGATGAAATTCAACGAATCATTCAGATTCTTTGTCGTCGCCGTAAAAACAATCCAATTCTGGTGGGGGACTCCGGTGTTGGTAAAACTGCCATTGCAGAAGGTCTCGCCAAAGCAATTGTTGAAAATAGAGTACCAAGTGCCCTGGCCAATACCACAGTCTACGCACTTGATATGGCCTCACTTTTGGCGGGTACTAAGTTCCGCGGGGACTTTGAGGAACGTTTAAAGTTAGTTCTTCAGGCCCTGGAAAAAGAAAATGAAGAAAAAGGGTCAATTCTCTTTATCGACGAAATTCACACCATCATTGGTGCTGGTGCCACTTCAGGTGGAAGCTTGGATGCTTCAAACTTATTGAAACCGGCCCTTTCAAAAGGTCAGATCCGTTGTATGGGGTCGACCACTTTTGATGAATACCGCAAATATTTTGAGAAAGATCAGGCCCTCAATCGTCGATTCCAGAAAATTGATGTGCTTGAACCTTCAATTGAAGACTCGATTCAGATTTTATCAGGTCTTAAATCGAAATTTGAGGAGCACCATCAGGTAACGTATCCAGACCAAGTTATTCGTGCAGCAGTTGAGCTGTCACACAAGCACGTGGCCGACAGAAAACTGCCTGATAAGGCCATTGATGTGATCGATGAAGTAGGTGCCTACATCCGCTTGAAACCGGATCGTGGAACAGGTTCAGAGGTCAATCTTCAGGATATTGAGTTCATTATTTCGAAGATCGCGCGAATTCCGCAGAAATCTATCTCAATGAACGAAAAAGAGAAGCTTCGTTATCTTGATCGTGATCTGAAAATGATGATCTATGGTCAAGATCAGGCCATCGATAAGGTCTCAAATGCGATTATCTTGAACAGATCGGGCCTTGGTAATGTTGATAAGCCGATCGCGAGCTTCCTTTTCACCGGTCCAACTGGTGTTGGTAAGACCGAACTTGCGAAACAACTGGCACATATTATGGGCATTAATTTCGTCCGCATCGATATGTCTGAGTTCATGGAGAAACATACGGTCTCTAAATTAATCGGGGCGCCTCCGGGTTATGTGGGCTTTGAACAGGGTGGAGTTTTAACCGACGCCATCAACAAGACCCCATACTCAGTTCTGTTATTAGATGAGATTGAGAAGGCCCATCCGGACGTTTTCAACATCCTATTGCAAGTTATGGACCATGGAGCGCTGACTGACTCCAACGGCCGCACCTCTGATTTCAGAAATGTGGTCCTGATCATGACTTCAAATGCTGGTGCTAAAGAAATGGACGCCGGATCAATCGGTCTGGGTGCCAAAGTATTGAGCGATGGGGAAATAAATTCCTCTAAGCGCGACCAGGCCATTAAAAATTATTTCACCCCTGAGTTCAGAAACCGTCTGGATGCTGTGATCAGCTTCAACAAGCTCGATAATAAGAACATCGAGATGGTGGTTTCGAAGTTCTTGATGGAGCTTGAGAACCAGTTGGTTGAGAAAAAAGTAGAGCTCGAAGTCTCTGAAAAAGCCAAGGCTTGGCTATCGAAGAACGGTTACGATGATAAGCTTGGAGCGAGACCAATTGCTCGTCTTATCAATGAGAAGATCAAGAAGCCTTTGGCCCATGAGATCCTTTTTGGTAAGCTCGAAAAAGGTGGCAAGGTCATCGTTGAAGTTAAAAACGATGAACTCGATTTCATTTTTTCCTAA
- the clpS gene encoding ATP-dependent Clp protease adapter ClpS, translated as MSSETDKDEQSGVATAKKEKLQAPRKYKVLMHNDDYTTMEFVILVLQKYFSKSSDEAQAIMLEVHTRGFAICGMYTFEVAESKVAKVTKYARENGHPLKCSTEPCDS; from the coding sequence ATGTCTTCAGAAACCGATAAAGATGAACAATCCGGCGTAGCAACGGCCAAAAAAGAGAAGCTGCAAGCGCCCCGTAAGTATAAAGTCCTCATGCATAATGATGACTATACCACTATGGAATTTGTGATTCTTGTGCTGCAAAAATATTTCAGTAAGAGTTCGGATGAAGCTCAAGCAATTATGCTTGAAGTTCATACCCGTGGATTTGCCATCTGTGGCATGTATACATTCGAAGTCGCCGAGTCAAAAGTTGCCAAAGTAACTAAGTATGCCCGAGAAAATGGTCACCCATTAAAGTGCAGTACTGAGCCTTGTGATTCTTAA
- a CDS encoding class I SAM-dependent methyltransferase, translated as MKGNTVTADPTALKNRLTKNVKKLKSYLNKNQIEAYRLYNKDIPEYPYLIDVYGKQAVIYEQGKKLNDEEQAIRENHQRDIEIAIEEVLKIPKADQHFKIREKQKGKEQYQSLDAKSTEFFEVKEPPFKFLVNLERYLDTGLFLDHRPLRQYLYNNSKDKRVLNLFCYTGSISVAAAKGGGKVTSIDMSNTYLDWAYENFLINDLNPKEHVFYQADVLKELIVRKEKGELFDIIVLDPPSFSNSKRMEEDLDIERDHPILIRDTMQLLAPGGTLFFSTNKRKFELHRIIGDNYKVKEISQWTIPQDFHQSNIHRAFTIERHQS; from the coding sequence ATGAAAGGCAATACTGTGACAGCTGATCCAACCGCACTAAAAAATCGTCTCACTAAAAATGTGAAAAAATTAAAGTCTTATCTTAATAAAAACCAAATTGAAGCTTACCGGTTGTATAATAAAGATATTCCGGAATATCCCTATCTGATTGATGTTTACGGCAAACAGGCCGTTATTTATGAGCAAGGTAAAAAATTAAATGATGAGGAACAAGCAATTCGCGAAAATCACCAACGTGATATCGAAATTGCCATTGAAGAAGTTCTAAAAATTCCAAAAGCTGATCAGCATTTTAAAATTCGTGAGAAACAAAAAGGAAAAGAGCAGTATCAATCACTTGATGCGAAATCTACGGAGTTCTTTGAAGTGAAGGAACCACCTTTCAAGTTTCTCGTAAATCTTGAGCGCTACCTAGATACGGGTCTATTTCTCGACCATCGCCCTCTTCGCCAATATCTTTACAATAATTCTAAAGATAAAAGAGTATTGAATCTCTTTTGTTACACAGGTTCAATCAGCGTTGCTGCTGCTAAGGGCGGCGGTAAAGTTACATCTATTGATATGTCGAATACCTATTTAGATTGGGCCTATGAAAATTTCCTCATCAATGACCTTAATCCTAAGGAACATGTCTTTTATCAGGCCGATGTTCTAAAAGAACTTATTGTTCGCAAAGAGAAAGGTGAACTCTTTGATATCATCGTGCTGGATCCACCAAGCTTTTCAAACTCTAAGAGAATGGAAGAAGACCTGGATATCGAACGCGATCACCCGATCCTTATCCGCGATACGATGCAATTACTTGCTCCGGGTGGAACATTGTTCTTTTCTACTAATAAGAGAAAGTTTGAGCTTCACAGAATTATCGGCGACAACTATAAAGTAAAAGAAATCTCACAATGGACCATCCCTCAGGACTTCCACCAGAGCAATATCCACCGCGCTTTTACTATTGAACGTCACCAATCTTAA
- a CDS encoding Lnb N-terminal periplasmic domain-containing protein, translated as MKKGTLTGVLFFCSLHALAQNWQDPQWLRLGDYRETLFGYESEADDQSFFASHEGKYSPENELKALVKSVDFQDPDPKKNVFCRFPARVRWLKKHRSVPGPIVECKEYKTFVNRLAAKSVSVVFSSYYLNNPGSSFGHTFIRLGKQSYSERNQDSSSTELLDTGINYGALTGDANPVLFAIGGLTGFFSGNYNAIPYYYKVREYNDFETRDLWSYQLDLTQDEIDLMVDHIWELGHTRFDYYFLTENCSYHVLSILEAARPSLNLHRHMPRLYTIPSETLKALEAENLVEKITFRPSSSTQFYHQLNLLKKSERQSVIDLVYDHKEVIEADPAKKALIYDTAISLVDYKFAKEILKGEESAQSIKRPLLVARSKIPVRSSELDYSDKLKSPPHLGHGQKRLMVTGVNQEGKNLADFEWRFAFHDYLDNSIGYPPATRMEVVKAIYRTDGNNHQLRDFSFIDVMTLGKWNVLNKVSSWKAKLGQWQTRRDQHDLSTQGLQVGYGISSQFSIVSPYVLAHGEASYVSEKYHQGKFAYGADAGFIFDFSDRLKFQTALEWRAYPWDDSRFFNEIRYSERTYGVGAYQQTYLIDGVQNLGLRVMFYF; from the coding sequence ATGAAGAAGGGCACCCTTACGGGTGTCCTTTTTTTTTGCTCCCTGCACGCTCTTGCTCAAAATTGGCAAGATCCTCAATGGCTCCGCTTAGGTGATTACCGGGAAACGCTTTTCGGTTATGAGTCCGAAGCAGATGACCAAAGTTTTTTTGCCAGCCATGAAGGTAAATACAGTCCTGAAAATGAACTTAAAGCTCTGGTAAAAAGTGTAGACTTTCAGGATCCAGATCCTAAAAAAAATGTTTTTTGCCGTTTCCCAGCGCGAGTCAGATGGCTCAAGAAACATAGGTCTGTTCCTGGGCCAATTGTAGAATGTAAGGAGTATAAAACCTTTGTAAATCGTCTTGCGGCCAAATCGGTTTCTGTGGTTTTTTCCTCATATTATCTCAACAATCCAGGTTCAAGTTTCGGGCATACATTCATCCGTCTGGGAAAACAGTCTTACAGTGAAAGAAACCAGGACTCTTCTTCAACAGAATTATTGGACACTGGAATCAATTACGGAGCACTCACCGGAGATGCAAATCCTGTTCTTTTCGCCATCGGCGGTTTAACCGGTTTCTTCTCAGGAAACTACAATGCGATTCCTTATTATTACAAAGTTCGCGAGTATAACGACTTTGAAACGCGTGATCTTTGGAGTTATCAATTAGACCTTACCCAAGATGAAATTGATCTTATGGTGGATCATATCTGGGAGCTTGGACATACACGATTTGATTATTATTTTCTAACTGAGAATTGTTCTTATCACGTTCTAAGTATTCTTGAAGCCGCCAGACCATCTTTGAATCTTCATCGGCATATGCCTCGGCTGTACACAATTCCTTCCGAAACTCTCAAGGCCCTAGAGGCGGAAAACCTGGTCGAGAAGATTACTTTCAGGCCTTCATCCAGTACTCAGTTTTATCATCAGTTAAATCTTTTAAAGAAGAGTGAACGTCAATCCGTCATTGACCTGGTTTATGATCACAAAGAAGTGATCGAAGCCGATCCTGCGAAGAAAGCGCTCATTTATGATACGGCCATCAGTTTAGTGGATTATAAATTTGCGAAGGAAATTCTGAAGGGTGAAGAGAGTGCTCAAAGTATCAAGCGACCTCTACTGGTGGCACGCTCTAAAATTCCTGTTAGAAGTTCCGAGCTAGATTATTCGGATAAATTAAAATCTCCCCCTCATTTGGGCCATGGCCAGAAACGATTGATGGTGACTGGTGTAAATCAGGAAGGAAAGAATCTCGCTGATTTTGAATGGCGATTTGCTTTCCATGATTACTTGGACAACAGTATTGGTTACCCTCCTGCGACCCGTATGGAAGTCGTGAAGGCCATCTATCGTACTGATGGCAATAATCATCAGCTCCGGGATTTTTCTTTTATTGATGTCATGACTTTGGGGAAATGGAACGTCCTAAACAAAGTATCTTCCTGGAAGGCCAAGCTGGGTCAGTGGCAAACACGCCGTGATCAGCATGATCTTTCCACTCAAGGGTTACAAGTAGGCTACGGGATTAGCTCTCAGTTTTCGATTGTTTCCCCTTATGTTCTTGCCCACGGCGAGGCCTCGTACGTAAGTGAAAAGTACCACCAGGGCAAATTTGCCTACGGAGCAGACGCGGGATTTATTTTTGATTTCAGTGATCGTTTAAAGTTTCAGACCGCCCTTGAATGGCGGGCATACCCTTGGGACGATTCTCGATTTTTTAATGAGATCAGATACTCGGAAAGAACATACGGAGTAGGTGCTTACCAGCAGACCTATCTCATCGACGGGGTTCAGAATCTCGGTCTTCGCGTGATGTTTTACTTCTAA
- a CDS encoding DUF3015 family protein: MKFILVISAILMSSIALAAKPYGMAGCGWGSQMMGKEGNQVLAATTNGTSGTQTFGISSGTSNCVTASEQTAMIKNYIEANYASLVTDMAKGQGDTLNTLSKFYGCDTDAFATEMKSNYEMITPAKENATHVMVNVNKVIEDSASLNSTCTHAL, encoded by the coding sequence ATGAAATTCATTCTTGTAATTTCTGCAATTCTTATGAGTTCAATTGCACTTGCAGCAAAACCATATGGTATGGCCGGTTGCGGTTGGGGTTCTCAAATGATGGGCAAAGAAGGTAACCAGGTTCTAGCTGCTACTACAAACGGCACATCAGGAACTCAAACTTTTGGTATCTCTTCAGGAACATCAAACTGTGTAACTGCTTCTGAACAAACAGCAATGATTAAAAACTACATTGAAGCAAATTATGCTTCGCTAGTTACAGACATGGCGAAAGGTCAGGGCGATACTCTGAACACACTTTCGAAATTCTACGGTTGTGATACAGATGCTTTTGCAACTGAAATGAAATCTAACTACGAGATGATCACTCCAGCTAAAGAAAATGCTACTCATGTTATGGTTAACGTGAATAAAGTGATTGAAGATTCAGCTTCTCTGAATTCTACTTGTACTCATGCTCTATAA
- a CDS encoding DUF3015 family protein, translating to MKRLLVIGIALCVSMSAFAQTKKPQQPKQSQQQAKKKNKGLIGAAVDKADSGYYGMAGCGLGSVLFGESESRGGQILAATTNSTYGNNTFGMSSGTSNCVQEKSETSAEVKKNMDKFIAANREALANDIAKSNGETIVTMSNIMGCKDSAYLGSKLQSRYESIFASKEDMKVSDNMYNTVTSDRYLVENCKL from the coding sequence TTGAAACGATTACTCGTAATCGGTATCGCGTTGTGCGTGTCGATGTCTGCGTTTGCTCAAACGAAAAAGCCACAACAACCCAAGCAGTCTCAGCAACAGGCAAAAAAGAAAAATAAAGGTTTGATTGGCGCTGCTGTTGATAAGGCAGATTCCGGCTATTATGGAATGGCCGGTTGTGGATTAGGCTCTGTATTATTTGGCGAATCTGAGAGCCGCGGCGGACAAATTCTGGCTGCTACAACTAACAGCACATACGGTAATAATACTTTTGGTATGTCTTCGGGAACTTCAAATTGTGTTCAAGAAAAATCTGAAACTTCTGCAGAAGTTAAAAAGAACATGGATAAGTTCATTGCTGCAAACCGTGAAGCTCTTGCAAACGACATCGCTAAATCAAACGGCGAAACAATCGTTACCATGTCAAACATCATGGGCTGTAAAGATTCAGCTTATCTTGGTTCAAAACTTCAGTCTCGTTACGAGTCAATTTTCGCTTCAAAAGAAGACATGAAAGTTTCTGACAATATGTACAACACTGTAACTTCTGATCGTTACCTTGTTGAAAACTGTAAACTATAA